One window from the genome of Podospora pseudocomata strain CBS 415.72m chromosome 6, whole genome shotgun sequence encodes:
- a CDS encoding hypothetical protein (COG:S; EggNog:ENOG503NZN2) — translation MKKHQISLENNHINDRLLDLCTSTQSVSSLISQDPTISPADAWEKLYGRTALASAENEKEHANGAIDGDLLELKKAEMCGRWGDTKPSELFLKIYHDALCTLNEDPSRGMVSPSLMGSHGTIPLTIISTIPDICRHIANVIVRAQTEVFLATNYWQNGAASAYITEAIRELDRRGAARGGPRVKVKIIYDRGSPKQVFKPRYFVSEKDFAGPNVNLPRRSEIPNLEMDVVNYHQPVMGTFHAKYVVVDRKIALLQSNNVQDNDNLEMMIHLEGPVVDSFVDVALLSWGKPWDGFSEVQEEIEQADGSMAAVANGRAVLPDANTLPLDSSLHTPSRPHHDPDVASEVARFNSFLTPTTNKTHLDAVNALLNHTTNPSLRPDPTLNPDPPEPDRFTPYIPHSTSPFPIALVTRSPYGPPTHHSLLNPQNAAWLSALKHATKTVFIQSPTLNAEPLIPAIIEACERGVEVTCWICLGYNDAGELLPHQGGHNEKIAKELYGSLSEGGRERLRYGWYVGRDQTVPIVQSRRGRSCHVKIMVVDGEVGVMGNGNQDTQSWFHSCEVNVLVDSREVCGEWVRGLGRNQNTGVYGRLDGEEGVWRDREGKEAEGAIGPGAGGGGMGWVRGVVGAVRRVKGTGGF, via the exons ATGAAGAAACACCAGATCAGCCTCgaaaacaaccacatcaacGACCGCCTGTTGGACTTGTGCACCTCAACTCAAAGCGTCTCATCCCTCATTTCTCAAGACCCTACAATAAGTCCTGCGGACGCATGGGAAAAGTTGTATGGCAGAACCGCGCTGGCGAGTGCAGAAAACGAGAAAGAGCATGCAAATGGAGCAATAGACGGGGACCTGttggagctgaagaaggccgagatgtgtgggagatggggagacACGAAGCCGAGTGAGCTCTTTTTGAAG ATCTATCATGATGCACTGTGCACGCTCAACGAGGATCCTTCTCGGGGAATGGTCAGTCCTTCGCTGATGGGGTCCCACGGGACCATTCCGCTAACTATCATTTCGAC CATACCCGACATATGTCGGCACATTGCCAACGTCATCGTGCGAGCCCAAACAGAGGTCTTTTTGGCAACAAACTACTGGCAAAATGGTGCAGCATCTGCCTACATCACGGAAGCTATCCGTGAGCTAGACCGCCGTGGAGCTGCCAGGGGTGGCCCAAGGGTAAAGGTCAAGATCATATACGACCGAGGTAGCCCAAAACAAGTGTTCAAGCCACGTTATTTCGTATCGGAGAAGGACTTTGCCGGACCAAACGTCAACTTGCCTCGACGATCAGAGATCCCGAATCTCGAGATGGACGTGGTCAACTACCACCAGCCAGTCATGGGTACCTTCCACGCTAAGTACGTGGTTGTCGACCGCAAGATTGCGCTGCTCCAGAGCAACAATGTCCAGGACAACGACAACCTGGAGATGATGATCCACCTGGAGGGCCCCGTTGTCGATTCTTTTGTCGATGTCGCCCTGCTCTCCTGGGGCAAGCCCTGGGATGGCTTCAGTGAAGTCCAAGAAGAGATTGAACAAGCCGATGGAAGCATGGCAGCAGTAGCAAACGGCCGCGCTGTTTTGCCAGATGCCAATACCCTACCTCTCGACAGCAGCCTCCACACTCCGTCCCGCCCTCACCACGATCCGGATGTCGCCTCCGAAGTCGCCCGCTTcaactccttcctcaccccgACCACGAACAAAACCCACCTCGACGCGGTCAACGCCCtgctcaaccacaccaccaatccTTCCCTTCGCCCTGacccaaccctcaaccctGATCCTCCCGAGCCTGACCGCTTCACGCCTTACATCCCGCattccacctctccctttcccatAGCACTAGTCACCCGCTCCCCTTACGggcccccaacccaccactccctcctcaacccccaaaacgccGCCTGGCTCTCCGCGCTCAAACACGCTACAAAGACAGTCTTTATCCAatcccccaccctcaacgCGGAACCGCTCATCCCGGCCATCATCGAGGCCTGCGAGCgcggggtggaggtgacGTGTTGGATATGTCTGGGGTACAACGACGCGGGTGAGCTCCTACCCCATCAAGGGGGTCACAACGAGAAGATTGCGAAGGAGCTGTATGGCTCTTTGTCagagggtgggagggagaggttgaggtaTGGGTGGTATGTGGGGAGGGATCAGACCGTGCCGATTGTGCAgagcaggagggggaggtcgtGTCACGTCAAGATcatggttgttgatggggaggtgggcgTGATGGGGAATGGGAATCAGGATACGCAGAGTTGGTTTCATAGTTGTGAGGTTAATGTTTTGGTTGATAGCAGGGAGGTTTGTGGGGAGTGGgtaagggggttggggagg
- the AFG1 gene encoding ATPase (COG:S; EggNog:ENOG503NV41; BUSCO:EOG09262OJ4), which produces MRAPLVAGVPCKRALTTTSLARPVVVRTGGATSRRTLSTNARTFRPANKPTELSCLRPGGRVAYPAVFSAGQRRRKASAVATAATTFEDGGVPVEEGISLKEHGEVKEVRNEKDVGPAEEYDRRVEEGLLRNDEHQRGIIQSLQHLHEELRHYTAPPVVRPTLESLKPQKSLFSWFGKDTKPTIGKIPGNLPRGLYLYGDVGCGKTMMMDLFYDTLPQSVKSKTRIHFHNFMQDVHKRLHKMKMQYGSDVDCVPFVAAEIAEQGNVLCFDEFQCTDVADAMILRRLLEALMSHGVVLVTTSNRHPDELYMNGIQRESFIPAIHLLKNRLHVINLDSTTDYRKIPRPPSGVYHTPLDAHAASHAEKWFRFLGDPESPEPHPEVQKVWGREIIVPRVSGRCAWFTFDELIGKPTSAADYIELMRSYDAFIVTEVPGMTYRQRDLARRFITFIDAVYESHAKLVLTTAAPLRELFVSKAEIRESLKAAGRSSEVLDDSSVEDVMSHMMDDLEHNAEQLSKSNLFTGDEEAFAFARALSRLTEMGSKMWVERGMGLESQGGKKERDDWAKTRSRQMEDSM; this is translated from the exons ATGCGCGCGCCGCTTGTGGCAGGTGTTCCTTGCAAGAGGGCCCTGACGACGACGTCACTAGCACGACCGGTAGTAGTTCGGACGGGAGGAGCAACGTCGCGACGAACGCTTTCTACCAACGCTCGAACCTTCCGACCTGCGAACAAGCCGACCGAGCTGTCATGTTTGCGacctggggggagggtggcctACCCGGCTGTTTTCAGTGCTGGGCAAAGGAGGCGGAAGGCGTCTGCTGTTGCGACTGCTGCTACTActtttgaggatgggggggtgccGGTCGAGGAGGGGATATCCCTAAAAGAAcatggggaggtgaaggaggtgaggaatGAGAAGGATGTTGGGCCTGCGGAGGAGTATGATAGaagagtggaggaggggttgttgaggaatgACGAGCATCAACGAG GAATCATCCAAAGCCTACAGCATCTCCACGAGGAACTGCGACACTACACCGCGCCACCTGTCGTCCGACCCACACTTGAGAGCCTAAAGCCGCAAAAGAGTTTATTTTCTTGGTTTGGCAAGGACACCAAGCCGACGATTGGGAAGATTCCTGGCAATTTGCCAAGGGGGTTATACCTCTACGGCGACGTCGGGTGCGGAAAGACAATGATGATGGATCTGTTCTACGACACGCTCCCGCAGTCGGTCAAGTCCAAGACGAGGATACACTTCCACAATTTCATGCAGGATGTCCACAAGCGGCTTCACAAGATGAAGATGCAGTATGGCAGTGATGTCGACTGCGTCCCGTTTGTCGCGGCCGAGATTGCAGAGCAGGGGAATGTCTTGTGTTTTGACGAGTTTCAGTGCACCGATGTGGCGGACGCCATGATtttgaggaggctgctggagGCGTTGATGTCGCatggggtggtgctggtcaCGACGAGCAACAGGCATCCGGATGAGCTGTACATGAATGGGATCCAGCGCGAGAGTTTCATACCGGCGATTCATCTGCTGAAAAACAGGCTGCATGTTATCAATTTGGACTCGACGACGGATTACCGCAAGATTCCGAGGCCACCGTCGGGGGTGTACCACACCCCGCTCGACGCTCATGCTGCTTCTCACGCCGAGAAGTGGTTTCGTTTTTTGGGTGATCCCGAGTCGCCGGAGCCGCATCCTGAGGTGCAGaaggtttgggggagggagattaTCGTGCCGAGGGTGAGTGGGAGGTGTGCGTGGTTTACGTTTGATGAGTTGATTGGCAAGCCGACCAGCGCGGCGGATTACATCGAGCTCATGCGCTCGTATGACGCGTTCATCGTTACGGAGGTTCCCGGGATGACATATCGGCAGCGGGATCTTGCGAGGAGGTTTATCACTTTTATTGATGCCGTGTACGAGTCACATGCGAAGCTGGTGCTCACCACTGCTGCGCCGTTGAGGGAGCTGTTTGTCTCCAAAGCGGAGATTCGGGAGTCGCTGAAGGCGGCAGGCAGAAGCAGCGAGGTGCTGGATGATAGCTCGGTGGAGGACGTGATGAGTCACATGATGGATGACCTGGAGCACAACGCCGAGCAGCTGTCAAAGTCGAATCTGTTTACGGGCGATGAGGAGGCTTTTGCTTTTGCGAGGGcgctgtcgaggttgacggaGATGGGGAGCAAGatgtgggtggagagggggatggggttggagagtcagggggggaagaaggagagggatgatTGGGCCAAGACGAGGAGCAGGCAGATGGAGGATAGTATGTAG
- the LAP1 gene encoding Leucine aminopeptidase 1 (COG:O; EggNog:ENOG503NVAW; MEROPS:MER0032443): MKASLLALLLPAVSARNVNLAGDTQRPMTHEEAAVATYHIEISPGNTRWVTEDEKWALRRKGINFFDITDHPDLGATINTLVGPPKKKAVFPKKPTYQDAVKPLFTNLSKSHLEENLEKFTSFHTRYYKSDWGRQSSEWLLGKVQETIKEAGAEKYVTAKHFKHPWGQNSIIATIPGKTNQTVVIGAHQDSINLFLPSILAAPGADDDGSGTVTILEALRVILQSKDIVKGKHPNTLEFHWYSAEEGGLLGSQAIFSAYEKERRDVKAMLQQDMTGFITRTIQAGLPESVGVIVDFVDPKLTEFIKKIITEYCDIPFVETKCGYACSDHASASKAGYPSAFVIESAFEYSDNHIHTTDDLIKYLSFDHMIQHAKLTLAFAYELAFADFPALEKGK, translated from the exons ATGAAGGCTTCATTACTCGCGCTTCTGCTCCCCGCAGTCAGCGCCCGCAATGTCAACCTCGCTGGCGATACACAGCGGCCCATGACCCATGAAGAGGCCGCCGTTGCAACTTATCACATCGAGATCTCCCCTGGCAACACACGATGGGTGACAGAAGACGAGAAATGGGCCCTGCGCCGT AAAGGTATCAACTTTTTCGATATTACCGATCACCCTGACCTCggcgccaccatcaacaccctcgtcgGACCACCCAAGAAAAAGGCTGTCTTCCCAAAGAAGCCCACATACCAAGACGCGGTGAAACCATTgttcaccaacctctccaaatcccaccTCGAAGAGAACTTGGAAAAGTTCACATCGTTCCACACCCGATACTACAAGTCAGATTGGGGCCGCCAATCGAGCGAGTGGCTGCTTGGGAAAGTTCAAGAGACGATCAAGGAGGCCGGCGCTGAGAAGTATGTGACGGCGAAGCACTTCAAACACCCGTGGGGCCAGAACAGCATCATTGCCACCATTCCTGGCAAGACCAACCAGACAGTTGTTATCGGTGCCCACCAGGAttccatcaacctcttcctccccagtATCCTGGCGGCTCCCGGGGCGGATGATGACGGAAGCGGCACCGTGACCATTCTTGAGGCCCTTCGGGTCATCCTCCAGTCCAAAGACATCGTCAAGGGCAAGCACCCCAACACGCTCGAGTTCCATTGGTACAgcgccgaggagggcggtCTGCTCGGCAGCCAGGCCATCTTTTCTGCTTACGAAAAGGAGCGCCGCGATGTCAAGGCCATGCTTCAGCAGGACATGACTGGTTTCATCACTAGGACTATCCAAGCGGGCTTGCCCGAGAGCGTGGGCGTTATTGTCGACTTTGTTGACCCCAAACTTACCGAATTTATCAAGAAGATTATCACCGAG TACTGTGACATTCCATTTGTTGAGACCAAGTGCGGTTATGCTTGCTCGGACCACGCTTCTGCCTCCAAGGCTGGGTACCCGTCTGCCTTTGTTATCGAGTCGGCATTTGAGTACTCGGACAATCACATCCACACTACTGATGATCTGATTAAGTACTTGTCATTCGACCACATGATTCAGCACGCAAAGCTCACGCTGGCGTTTGCGTACGAGTTGGCGTTTGCCGACTTTCCTGCTCTTGAAAAGGGCAAATAA
- a CDS encoding hypothetical protein (COG:S; EggNog:ENOG503P24P) has protein sequence MDDTASVYETAIMGGSSDYDEEEEPVVVPTPSNSFYTPLPSQPLPSELLSKVVPEESSQPEGEPREDLGLDNPSPMSLASPRDMIPRGNYTPNPAGTLTFIGLRAIEPLLQSYLLSPKSPLLKLLPKLGVAVINPGLLGQTPTGEILSWMGRLSRLKQAYWAGFIAREPMTPRMAVFVALLETAANAVNSLLYLLPKTSTALLKGVRVPLLGEAELPLPVLVGSLMFAVGLAVETISERQRSFFKEERIAVGGKQIRVNEGKICDRGLWSLSRHPNYGGYVLWRTGFGIAAGGWWAGLGMGLAHAGHFAGESVGLMDEYMSNRYGGAWTQHKQRVGWVLIPGIY, from the coding sequence ATGGACGACACAGCATCCGTCTATGAAACCGCCATCATGGGCGGGTCCTCGGActatgacgaggaggaagagccgGTTGTCGTCCCCACGCCGTCAAACTCGTTTTACACGCCCCTGCCGTCCCAACCTCTGCCTTCTGAGCTCCTGTCCAAAGTAGTCCCCGAGGAGTCGTCACAGCCAGAAGGAGAACCGAGAGAAGACTTGGGGTTGGACAACCCCTCGCCCATGAGCCTGGCCTCGCCGAGGGACATGATACCCCGGGGGAACTACACGCCCAATCCGGCCGGCACGCTCACCTTCATCGGCCTCCGGGCTATCGAACCACTCCTGCAGTCATACTTACTGTCGCCCAAGAGCCCGCTGTTGAAACTGCTGCCTAAGCTCGGGGTCGCGGTCATCAACcctgggttgttggggcaGACGCCTACAGGGGAGATTTTATCCTGGAtggggaggctgagcagactcAAACAGGCGTACTGGGCGGGGTTTATCGCTCGGGAGCCCATGAcgccgaggatggcggtTTTCGTCGCGCTGCTGGAGACGGCGGCGAACGCGGTGAATAGTCTGTTGTATCTGTTGCCCAAGACGAGCACGGCTCTGctgaagggggtgagggtgccgttgttgggggaggccgagctgccgttgccggtgttggtggggagCCTGATGTTTGCGGTTGGGTTGGCGGTCGAGACGATTTcggagaggcagaggagctttttcaaggaggagaggattgcTGTCGGGGGGAAACAGATTAGAGTCAATGAGGGGAAGATTTGTGatagggggttgtggagtCTGAGTAGGCATCCGAATTATGGGGGTTACGTCCTCTGGAGGACGGGTTTCGGGATCGCggcggggggttggtgggctgggctggggatggggttggcgCATGCTGGTCACTTTGCGGGGGAGAGTGTGGGATTGATGGATGAGTATATGAGCAACCGGTATGGGGGGGCTTGGACGCAGCATAAGCagagggttgggtgggttttgATCCCGGGGATTTATTAG